The Pseudomonas sp. SCB32 DNA window CGCCGCTGGCGCGCAAGCGCCTGGTGCTGATCGATACCGCCGGCCTGCCGGCCAACGATCCGGCGCTGCGCATGCAGCTCGAAGCCCTGGCGGCGCAGAGCCTGAACGTGAAGAACTATCTGGTGCTGGCCGCGACCAGCCAGAGCCAGGTGCTCAAGGCCGCCTGGCAGAACTATCGTGTGTGCGGTCTGGCCGGGTGCATCCTGACCAAGCTGGACGAAGCCGGCAGCCTCGGCGAGGCGCTTGCTCTGGCAATTGGCCAGCGTCTCCCGGTAGCCTATCTGGCGGACGGTCCGAAGATTCCGGATGATCTGCAGATTGCGCGCAGCCACCAACTGGTCAGCCGCGCGGTGAGTCTGCAGTCGCCGGAAGAGCCGAGCGAGGACGCCATGGCCGACCTGTTCGCCGGTCTGTACCAGCAGCCGGTGCGTCGCGCCGGCTGAACGAATTGAACGGCCCCGTGGTGGGGTGACGGGCGGCCAGGTGGGCTGCCCGGCGAGGCGGATGCTCTGGGAGACGATCCGCGAACGCCGGAAGCGGTAGAGCACCGCGGCCGGCAGGGCCGCAGCGCCAGGGGGCGCGGCGGCTGAATGACGAGACAAGGTATTGATATGGGCATGCATCCTGTACAGGTAATCGCAGTCACCGGTGGCAAGGGTGGTGTCGGCAAGACCAACGTGTCGGTGAACCTGTCGCTGGCGTTGGCCGACCTCGGCCGCCGCGTCATGCTGCTGGACGCCGACCTGGGCCTGGCCAACGTCGACGTGCTGCTGGGCCTGACGCCCAAGCGCACGCTGGCCGATGTGATTGAAGGCGAGTGCGATCTGCGCGACGTGATCCTCCAAGGGCCCGGCGGTGTTCGCATCGTTCCGGCGGCCTCCGGCACGCAGAGCATGGTGCACCTCACGCCGATGCAGCACGCCGGTCTGATCCAGGCGTTCAGCGACATCAGCGAGAACATCGACGTGCTGGTGGTGGATACCGCCGCCGGCATCGGCGACTCGGTGGTGAGCTTCGTGCGTGCCGCGCAGGAAGTGCTGTTGGTCGTCTGCGACGAACCCACCTCGATCACCGACGCCTACGCGTTGATCAAGTTGCTCAACC harbors:
- the fleN gene encoding flagellar synthesis regulator FleN; this translates as MGMHPVQVIAVTGGKGGVGKTNVSVNLSLALADLGRRVMLLDADLGLANVDVLLGLTPKRTLADVIEGECDLRDVILQGPGGVRIVPAASGTQSMVHLTPMQHAGLIQAFSDISENIDVLVVDTAAGIGDSVVSFVRAAQEVLLVVCDEPTSITDAYALIKLLNRDYGMTRFRVLANMAHSPQEGRNLFAKLTKVTDRFLDVALQYVGAVPYDESVRKAVQKQRSVYEAFPRSKASLAFRAIAQKVDSWPLPANPRGHLEFFVERLVQHPSTGSAV